The genomic window CAATAGAGAGCGTACTTAGCCAGGAGTTTGAGGACTTCGAGCTGATAGTCGTTGATGATGCATCCTCTGACAACACTCCAGAGGTTGTGGAGAGTATAGAGGACGGGAGAATAAGGTACGTACGCCTCAAGAGGAACTCCGGTGGGCCAGTCACGAGGAACACCGGAATAAAGAAGGCCAGGGGAAAGTTT from Thermococcus sp. M39 includes these protein-coding regions:
- a CDS encoding glycosyltransferase family 2 protein, translated to MVKPTVSVVIPTYNRSNLLKRAIESVLSQEFEDFELIVVDDASSDNTPEVVESIEDGRIRYVRLKRNSGGPVTRNTGIKKARGKF